In Granulicatella elegans, one genomic interval encodes:
- a CDS encoding energy-coupling factor transporter transmembrane component T, protein MEEYEVYEPNKPKGFFLDPRTKILFMIFITTIMSVGYKDILVSLISAIVAIALLLSNKQVKIAFIYGGLFTLAIMAHFTKDMYTLPTLINTISVLLNALILRLFPIFMLGYYVVMSTKTSEFIAAMVKWKIPNAFIIPTAVAFRFIPTLKEEHNSIKTAMKMRGISFKNKKAWKNPSLYLEYVTIPLIVSIVKIGDELSAAAISRGLGALKKRSTVVKVKFTIYDLLILLFSVAFTGLFLYRRG, encoded by the coding sequence ATGGAAGAGTATGAGGTATACGAACCGAATAAACCAAAGGGCTTTTTCTTAGATCCTCGTACTAAAATTTTATTTATGATATTTATAACAACCATAATGTCTGTCGGATATAAGGATATTTTAGTTAGCCTTATATCCGCCATTGTGGCAATAGCATTATTATTATCTAATAAACAAGTTAAGATAGCTTTCATTTATGGAGGGCTATTTACCTTGGCTATTATGGCACACTTTACGAAAGATATGTACACATTGCCTACACTCATAAATACAATTTCAGTATTGTTGAATGCCTTAATTTTAAGACTATTTCCAATTTTCATGTTGGGATATTATGTTGTAATGTCCACAAAAACGAGCGAGTTTATAGCAGCCATGGTAAAGTGGAAAATTCCCAATGCATTTATTATTCCAACAGCAGTTGCATTCAGGTTTATTCCAACTTTGAAAGAAGAACACAATTCTATTAAGACTGCTATGAAAATGAGGGGAATTAGCTTTAAAAATAAAAAGGCGTGGAAAAATCCAAGCTTATACTTGGAATATGTAACAATACCTTTAATCGTTTCTATTGTAAAAATAGGTGATGAATTGTCGGCGGCAGCAATAAGTAGAGGATTGGGAGCTTTGAAAAAGAGAAGTACTGTGGTAAAAGTAAAGTTTACTATATATGATTTATTAATTTTACTCTTTTCAGTTGCCTTTACAGGACTATTTTTATATAGGAGGGGATAG